In one Chitinophaga sancti genomic region, the following are encoded:
- a CDS encoding SPFH domain-containing protein, with translation MQTTDVIRWLMLLGIPVLCLIMYRFILRVFFGLVIVPEDKIGLVTKKYVLMGKQELPAGRILATEGEAGFQAQTLAPGVYFWMWFWQYDVKFQSFTVIPTGKIGLVLARDGAELQPGAILARRVDCDAFQNAEAFLKNGGQKGRQTAIMTPGSYRVNTYIFEIEITDMVNVPDNAVGIVTTMEGKAIENGQIAGKIIEGHRNFQDADAFLEKGGYKGLQEQVILSGSYFMNPWFAKVEMRTMTEIPISHVGVVISYVGNEGEDLSGTDFKHGNIVGKNYKGVWAEPLGPGKYPINTYIMKVEYVPTTNLVLNWASARSEAHQLDKNLSTITVRSKDGFTFNLDVAQIIHIPASEAPKVIARFGNMSNLVTQVLEPTIGNYFRNSAQDAEVIDFLKSRKERQESAKMHIGRVLEQYNVFGVDTLIGDIVPPESLMKTLTDRKIAEEQKVTYDTQMRAQETRQALEKETAIAEIQKDIVKADQGVLIAERIADASVKKATGDANSVRLQANAEADRMKLLASGEAEKVRVLAKAEAERTELTARAEAEKISLTGNAEAEKILAIGKSSAESYKLAVEAMGGNNFTQLKVMEAIGEQHIKIMPDILIGGGGDGSNGPISGLLGLKLLEQLGEKNNTQTPKE, from the coding sequence ATGCAAACAACTGATGTAATCAGGTGGCTGATGCTGCTTGGCATCCCCGTACTATGCCTTATAATGTACCGTTTCATTCTCCGCGTATTCTTTGGCCTTGTGATTGTACCCGAAGATAAGATTGGTCTCGTCACCAAAAAGTATGTACTGATGGGTAAACAGGAACTCCCCGCAGGCCGTATCCTGGCCACTGAAGGAGAAGCTGGTTTTCAGGCCCAAACCCTGGCCCCTGGTGTTTATTTCTGGATGTGGTTCTGGCAATACGATGTTAAGTTCCAGTCCTTTACTGTGATCCCTACCGGTAAAATCGGTCTGGTATTAGCACGGGATGGTGCTGAACTGCAACCCGGTGCTATCCTTGCACGCCGTGTAGATTGTGATGCATTCCAGAATGCCGAAGCATTCCTGAAAAATGGTGGTCAGAAAGGTCGTCAAACGGCGATTATGACACCCGGTTCCTATCGTGTCAACACCTATATCTTTGAGATCGAAATCACCGACATGGTGAATGTACCTGACAATGCGGTGGGTATTGTCACTACGATGGAAGGTAAGGCGATTGAAAACGGACAGATCGCAGGTAAGATCATCGAAGGTCACAGGAACTTCCAGGATGCCGATGCTTTCCTTGAAAAAGGCGGCTACAAAGGTTTACAGGAACAGGTGATCCTCTCCGGTTCATACTTTATGAACCCGTGGTTTGCCAAAGTAGAGATGCGTACCATGACTGAAATTCCTATCAGCCATGTGGGTGTTGTAATCTCTTATGTTGGTAATGAAGGTGAAGACCTGAGTGGTACCGATTTCAAACATGGCAACATCGTAGGTAAAAACTACAAAGGTGTGTGGGCTGAACCCTTAGGCCCCGGTAAGTATCCTATCAATACTTACATTATGAAGGTGGAATACGTGCCTACTACCAACCTGGTGCTGAACTGGGCAAGTGCCCGCAGTGAAGCCCACCAGCTGGATAAAAACCTCTCTACTATTACCGTGCGCAGTAAGGATGGTTTTACTTTCAACCTCGACGTGGCGCAGATCATTCACATTCCTGCTTCTGAAGCACCAAAGGTGATTGCACGCTTTGGTAACATGAGCAACCTCGTTACACAGGTACTGGAACCTACTATCGGTAACTACTTCCGTAACTCCGCGCAGGATGCTGAAGTGATCGACTTCCTGAAGAGCCGTAAGGAAAGACAGGAATCTGCAAAAATGCATATCGGTCGTGTACTGGAACAATACAACGTATTTGGTGTAGATACACTGATCGGTGATATCGTACCTCCTGAAAGCCTGATGAAAACACTGACTGATCGTAAGATCGCAGAAGAACAAAAGGTCACCTACGATACGCAGATGCGTGCGCAGGAAACCAGGCAGGCACTGGAAAAAGAAACGGCGATTGCAGAGATTCAGAAAGATATCGTGAAGGCAGACCAGGGTGTATTGATTGCGGAAAGAATTGCGGATGCATCTGTGAAGAAAGCGACTGGTGATGCAAACAGTGTACGCCTGCAAGCCAACGCAGAAGCGGATCGTATGAAACTGCTGGCAAGTGGTGAAGCAGAAAAAGTAAGAGTACTGGCAAAAGCGGAAGCCGAAAGAACTGAATTAACAGCAAGAGCTGAAGCTGAAAAAATATCCTTAACAGGTAATGCGGAAGCGGAAAAGATTCTGGCAATTGGTAAATCAAGTGCTGAATCCTATAAGCTGGCGGTTGAAGCAATGGGTGGAAATAACTTCACTCAATTGAAAGTGATGGAAGCGATCGGTGAACAGCATATCAAGATTATGCCTGACATCCTGATCGGTGGTGGTGGCGATGGCAGTAACGGTCCTATTAGCGGACTGCTGGGTCTGAAGCTGCTGGAACAATTAGGTGAAAAAAATAATACACAAACACCTAAAGAATAA
- a CDS encoding GLPGLI family protein — protein MRTLYILIAVCLLGVHPLMAQQRFPSSGTITFEKTLNVHAYINKRLKERPNEGFSKQLYESYKNANPQFKRLYSKLLFSGNHTLFTPLPDAGAQDFMSGSIGIYQANTIYTDLGTGLSTCQKEVYGDKLLIRDTARVIQWKITSETREIAGYQCRRANAIIMDSIYVVAFYTDQIHVSGGPESFTGLPGMILGVALPHDNVTWFATSIDLTSVPATSMVTPKKGKEMKTLEMREKIKTVWGDNIGGLMWWLEL, from the coding sequence ATGAGAACGCTCTATATACTGATTGCTGTATGTCTGTTGGGCGTACATCCATTGATGGCGCAACAGCGCTTTCCATCCAGCGGTACGATCACGTTTGAAAAAACGCTGAATGTGCATGCATATATCAATAAGCGCCTGAAAGAAAGACCCAATGAAGGTTTTTCCAAACAATTATACGAGTCATACAAAAACGCCAATCCCCAGTTCAAAAGGCTCTATTCCAAATTGCTCTTTTCCGGGAACCATACTTTGTTCACACCCTTGCCTGATGCCGGGGCACAGGATTTTATGTCAGGCTCCATCGGGATCTATCAGGCAAATACGATCTATACAGATCTGGGTACAGGTTTATCTACCTGTCAGAAAGAGGTGTATGGAGACAAACTGCTCATCAGGGATACGGCACGGGTGATCCAATGGAAGATTACGAGTGAGACCAGGGAAATAGCCGGCTATCAGTGCCGGAGAGCAAATGCGATTATTATGGATTCTATATATGTGGTTGCATTTTACACAGACCAGATCCATGTATCCGGAGGACCGGAATCCTTTACAGGATTGCCAGGAATGATCCTGGGTGTAGCGCTGCCTCATGATAACGTCACCTGGTTTGCAACGAGTATAGATCTGACTTCAGTACCGGCAACGAGTATGGTAACGCCTAAGAAAGGGAAGGAGATGAAGACCTTGGAAATGAGAGAAAAGATCAAAACTGTGTGGGGGGATAATATAGGTGGCCTGATGTGGTGGCTTGAATTATAA
- a CDS encoding sensor histidine kinase: protein MQHHDVIKILVVDDRPDNLLSIESILERESYIIVKANSGRAALKILLKEFDFSLILMDVQMPDMNGFETAAFIYQREKLKDIPIIFITAHSHEEEVIFKGYKAGAVDFIYKPINPELLRIKVGLFVELYRKTQSLIAQEQKLLNANASLQKEIEEREASELRVLELNKQLLQNNIHLKAVNAELDRFAYIASHDLQEPLRKIRVFSDMIIQKKSSSDEVNKYVMKITNATIRMQQLVSDLLRFSRHSIQGGDFIDADLNEIVRDALNELEIKIQQNNAIIKIDPLPSIQVIPTLMRQLFYNLISNALKFRKKDVAPEVHIYAQKEVPQDSNSHLYKIFITDNGIGFESQYAEDIFIVFKRLHSYHEIEGTGIGLSICKKIMEQHNGFITASGELEQGATFVIGIPVKQSEAMMQLR, encoded by the coding sequence GTGCAGCACCACGATGTCATAAAAATATTAGTAGTTGATGACCGGCCGGATAACCTCTTATCAATTGAATCCATACTGGAAAGGGAAAGCTATATCATCGTCAAAGCAAACTCCGGAAGAGCTGCATTGAAGATCCTGTTAAAGGAATTTGATTTTTCCCTGATCCTGATGGATGTACAGATGCCTGACATGAATGGTTTTGAAACAGCCGCTTTCATATATCAGCGCGAAAAGTTAAAAGATATTCCGATCATATTCATTACAGCCCATAGCCATGAAGAAGAAGTGATCTTCAAGGGCTATAAGGCAGGTGCTGTCGATTTCATCTATAAACCAATTAACCCGGAGTTGTTGCGTATTAAAGTAGGCCTGTTTGTAGAGCTGTACAGAAAAACACAATCACTCATTGCACAGGAACAGAAACTACTAAATGCCAACGCTTCATTACAAAAGGAAATAGAAGAAAGAGAAGCCTCGGAACTGAGAGTATTGGAGCTGAACAAACAATTGTTGCAAAACAATATTCACCTGAAAGCGGTGAATGCAGAACTGGACCGGTTTGCTTATATCGCATCACATGATTTGCAGGAGCCACTCCGCAAGATCAGGGTGTTCAGCGATATGATTATTCAGAAAAAGAGCAGCAGCGATGAAGTGAATAAGTATGTGATGAAGATCACGAATGCCACTATTCGCATGCAGCAGCTGGTGAGCGATTTACTCCGTTTCTCCCGTCATTCTATACAGGGAGGAGATTTTATAGACGCTGATCTGAATGAGATCGTACGCGACGCATTGAATGAGCTGGAGATAAAGATCCAGCAGAATAATGCGATTATAAAGATAGATCCGTTGCCCTCTATACAGGTGATCCCTACCCTGATGCGGCAGCTGTTTTATAACCTCATCAGCAATGCACTCAAGTTCAGGAAGAAGGATGTAGCACCTGAAGTGCATATTTATGCACAGAAAGAAGTGCCGCAGGATTCAAATAGTCATTTGTACAAGATCTTTATTACTGATAACGGGATTGGCTTTGAGAGCCAGTATGCCGAGGATATTTTCATCGTGTTTAAACGACTGCATAGTTACCACGAGATAGAGGGTACTGGTATCGGGCTCTCTATTTGTAAAAAAATTATGGAACAGCACAATGGGTTTATCACGGCCTCTGGCGAATTAGAGCAAGGTGCCACCTTCGTAATCGGTATTCCTGTAAAACAAAGCGAGGCAATGATGCAACTGCGCTAA
- a CDS encoding outer membrane beta-barrel protein, which produces MTDSAAGIKITDATISVLTAKDSTLCKFIWNTSSHNFSVPLKEGGNYILLISYPGYADYTAGFSLDSTKPVYDFRGINMLLKSRLLTEVLIQGKKAEMKIKGDTTEYDATAFHVEPNAKVEDLLRQFPGIEVDKDGKITAQGKTVNKVLVDGEEFFGDDPTLVTKNIRADMVDKVQLYDRTSDQANFTGIDDGKKEKTLNIKLKEDKKNGYFGKVEASAGTDKFYTGKMMFNAFKGKERFSAFGILDNTGHLGMDWGDNSKYGMSNFNFNFGDDGSIRITGSGNDELESYNGEYYGEGLPTARNGGLHYDNKFNNDKATVNVNYRIGTLAVDGNKNVLTQNTLPSSYINTNSNQAFHNYLFRQKGNGRFEYKLDTSSSLIVNAAGGIRHSSVDNEYSTTSLRQDSTLLNTNNRAIHSKTDENTFDAGLLFNKTLKKKGRKFTMGISESHSSSTGNELLKSDINYYNTKGEQDSSVINDQNRVQHSDNNTLTANATFNEPLSEKASLSFSYDFVMTNANSNLNTYKKSADEKYNVLDSLYSNDFKIDNFSNQAGVMFLYKTAKFRFNGGTKVSNVSFEQLNHYDNTIFRRNFVNYNPQINFTYNFSQSRSMSLYMNRRTQLPNVTQLQPVRINTDPLNVHLGNPDLKPSYSEDIYWNYNSYKAITEQYFYLNANFSLRHNAIVSNASTDSVGASTYQYANINKDGYNGGIWATYDFKLKWWGLHLSTSMNGNTNVSYNMVNSILNKSTSYSISPQFSLRKNGKKKGYAELNFEPTYDIQKSSLLPNMNSNGLGYNIGGETRVFLPADFEFYSNVSFRYTPKTKSFNTDLKRTLWNMEIGRKFLKEKQLRVAMTVNDLLNQNTGFNRNVSGSLITQNTYTTIKRYYTLTITWDFNKMGGAKPKS; this is translated from the coding sequence TTGACTGATTCAGCTGCCGGAATAAAGATTACTGATGCCACGATTAGCGTACTCACAGCAAAGGATTCCACCCTTTGTAAGTTCATCTGGAATACTTCCAGTCACAATTTTTCTGTGCCACTTAAAGAAGGTGGCAACTATATTCTGCTCATATCCTACCCGGGATATGCCGACTACACCGCAGGATTCAGCCTGGACTCCACCAAACCAGTCTACGATTTCCGGGGCATTAATATGCTCCTCAAATCGCGGCTATTAACGGAAGTACTGATCCAGGGCAAGAAAGCGGAAATGAAGATCAAAGGCGATACAACCGAGTATGACGCCACGGCATTTCATGTAGAACCCAATGCAAAGGTAGAAGACCTGCTCCGGCAGTTTCCCGGCATTGAAGTAGACAAAGACGGCAAGATCACTGCCCAGGGAAAAACCGTGAACAAGGTGCTCGTGGATGGTGAAGAATTCTTTGGTGACGACCCAACACTCGTCACTAAAAACATCCGTGCCGACATGGTAGACAAGGTACAGCTCTACGATCGTACCAGTGACCAGGCCAACTTTACAGGTATTGATGATGGGAAAAAAGAAAAGACACTCAACATCAAACTCAAGGAAGACAAGAAAAACGGATACTTTGGCAAGGTCGAGGCCTCTGCTGGTACTGACAAGTTCTACACCGGCAAAATGATGTTCAATGCATTCAAAGGCAAAGAAAGGTTCTCAGCTTTCGGCATCCTTGACAATACCGGACACCTGGGCATGGACTGGGGAGACAACAGCAAGTACGGTATGAGTAATTTCAACTTCAATTTTGGTGACGATGGCAGCATCCGCATTACCGGTTCCGGCAACGATGAACTGGAAAGCTACAACGGCGAATACTATGGCGAAGGCCTACCCACCGCAAGAAACGGTGGTCTGCACTACGACAATAAGTTCAACAACGACAAAGCCACCGTCAACGTCAATTATAGAATAGGTACCCTGGCTGTAGATGGCAACAAAAATGTACTGACACAGAACACGCTGCCTTCTTCCTATATTAATACCAACTCAAACCAGGCATTCCATAATTACCTCTTCCGCCAAAAAGGAAATGGCCGCTTTGAGTATAAACTGGATACAAGCAGCAGCCTCATTGTCAATGCCGCTGGTGGCATCAGGCATAGCTCTGTAGACAACGAGTATAGTACTACCAGCCTTCGCCAGGATAGTACCTTACTCAATACCAACAACAGAGCCATTCATTCTAAAACTGATGAAAATACTTTTGATGCCGGGCTCTTATTCAATAAAACATTGAAAAAGAAAGGCCGCAAATTCACCATGGGTATCAGTGAAAGTCATTCCAGCAGCACAGGTAATGAGCTATTGAAATCTGACATCAATTATTATAATACAAAAGGAGAACAGGATAGTAGTGTGATCAACGATCAGAACAGGGTACAACATAGTGACAACAATACCCTGACTGCCAATGCTACGTTCAACGAACCATTGTCAGAAAAAGCATCACTTTCGTTCTCTTACGACTTCGTCATGACGAATGCTAACAGCAATCTGAACACCTACAAAAAATCGGCGGATGAAAAGTATAATGTGTTGGATAGCCTGTACAGCAACGATTTTAAGATAGACAATTTCTCCAACCAGGCAGGCGTTATGTTCCTTTACAAGACGGCCAAATTCCGTTTCAATGGTGGCACTAAAGTGTCTAACGTATCATTTGAACAGCTAAACCATTACGACAATACGATCTTCAGGCGGAACTTTGTCAACTATAATCCACAGATCAACTTTACCTACAATTTTAGCCAGTCAAGGTCCATGAGCCTCTATATGAACAGGAGAACGCAATTGCCTAATGTGACGCAATTACAACCTGTCAGGATTAACACGGACCCGCTGAATGTACACCTGGGTAACCCTGATCTGAAACCTTCTTATAGTGAGGATATCTATTGGAATTACAATTCCTATAAGGCGATCACGGAGCAATACTTTTACCTGAATGCGAACTTCTCCCTAAGACACAATGCAATCGTTTCGAATGCAAGCACAGATTCTGTTGGTGCCAGCACCTATCAATATGCAAATATCAACAAGGATGGCTACAATGGCGGTATCTGGGCAACGTACGATTTCAAATTGAAATGGTGGGGTCTGCACTTATCCACATCAATGAACGGAAATACAAATGTGTCTTACAACATGGTGAATAGCATCCTGAATAAGTCTACATCTTATTCTATTTCACCACAGTTCTCACTCAGAAAAAATGGGAAAAAGAAAGGATACGCTGAGTTAAACTTCGAGCCGACCTATGACATTCAAAAATCCTCACTGCTGCCAAACATGAATAGCAATGGTTTGGGCTACAATATTGGTGGTGAGACCCGGGTATTCCTCCCCGCCGATTTCGAGTTCTATTCCAACGTAAGCTTCAGGTATACGCCAAAAACCAAATCGTTCAATACAGATCTGAAAAGAACACTCTGGAATATGGAAATAGGCAGGAAATTCCTGAAGGAGAAACAGCTGAGAGTTGCGATGACGGTGAATGACCTGCTGAACCAGAACACCGGGTTTAACAGGAATGTATCTGGGAGCCTGATCACGCAGAATACCTATACCACCATCAAAAGATATTATACGCTCACCATCACCTGGGATTTCAACAAGATGGGTGGTGCAAAACCTAAATCATGA
- a CDS encoding glycoside hydrolase family 3 N-terminal domain-containing protein, with translation MKIRQRIIMLGVLLLAVGQAGAQTYKNAKAPVEARVKDLLQRMTLEEKVGQLNTLLGWPMYEKNGDTVGISATFKEEISKRHIGSFWATLRADPWTQKTLETGLNPRQSAEATNAMQKYMMENTRLGIPLILAEECPHGHMAIGTTVFSTSIGQASTWDPALIQEMATAIAAEARVQGAHIGYGPVLDLVREPRWSRLEETYGEDPYLIGQMGIAMVKGFQGNSLTSGKNIISTLKHFTAYGSPEGGHNGGIALTGQRDLYMSYLPPFRDAIKAGALSIMASYNSIDGIPCSANAFLLKDVLVKDWGFKGYTVSDLHGIPSMNSRHRVAADVEQAAAMSINAGLDNDLGGAAYGDALIKAVKDKLVTMQTIDSAVAHVLRMKFKMGLFEHPYVDPAAVEKVVATPEHIALSKKVALESIVLLKNEKNLLPLSKSIKNLAVIGPNADNIYNQLGDYTAPQPEEKIVTVLEGIKAKLGTGTNINYVKGCAIRDTANDNIAAAVTAAQNADAVVLVLGGSSARDFKTSYQATGAAEVKSAENAVSDMESGEGYDRVSLDLMGLQNKLLKSLAATGKPIVLVLIEGRPLNITWAAENVPAIVNAWYPGQEGGHAIADVLFGDYNPAGRLPVSIPKSVGQLPVYYNYKNASRHDYVEMTANPQYSFGYGLSYTTFGYENLQVSVNGKKVSVKFTVKNTGKVAGDEVAQLYVRDDYSSVVTANEQLKRFQRVHLNAGEAKEISFELNPEDLHLLNAQNKWVVEPGTFSVMVGGNSDDAKLTGSFTIK, from the coding sequence ATGAAAATCAGACAACGAATTATCATGCTTGGGGTACTGCTGCTGGCCGTTGGTCAGGCTGGTGCACAGACCTACAAAAACGCCAAAGCGCCCGTTGAGGCCAGGGTGAAAGACCTGCTGCAACGAATGACGCTGGAAGAAAAAGTCGGGCAGCTGAATACGCTGCTGGGCTGGCCGATGTACGAAAAGAATGGTGATACAGTTGGTATCAGCGCCACGTTTAAAGAAGAAATTTCCAAGCGGCATATCGGTAGTTTCTGGGCTACCCTCAGGGCCGATCCATGGACACAGAAAACCCTGGAAACTGGTCTGAACCCACGCCAGAGCGCGGAAGCCACCAATGCTATGCAGAAGTACATGATGGAAAATACCCGCCTGGGTATTCCATTGATCCTGGCAGAAGAGTGTCCTCATGGACATATGGCTATTGGTACGACTGTTTTTTCTACCTCTATTGGTCAGGCAAGTACCTGGGACCCTGCACTGATCCAGGAAATGGCAACTGCCATTGCAGCCGAAGCCCGTGTACAGGGTGCACATATTGGTTATGGCCCTGTATTGGACCTGGTGCGAGAACCAAGATGGTCAAGACTGGAAGAAACCTATGGCGAAGACCCCTACCTGATCGGGCAAATGGGTATCGCGATGGTAAAAGGTTTCCAGGGTAATAGCCTGACCAGTGGAAAGAATATCATTTCTACCCTGAAACACTTTACGGCTTATGGTTCTCCTGAAGGAGGTCATAATGGAGGTATTGCGCTCACAGGTCAGCGTGATCTGTATATGTCTTACCTGCCGCCATTCAGGGATGCTATCAAAGCTGGTGCACTTTCTATCATGGCTTCATACAACTCTATTGATGGTATTCCCTGCAGTGCGAACGCTTTCCTGCTGAAAGATGTGCTGGTAAAAGACTGGGGCTTTAAAGGTTATACAGTGTCTGATCTGCATGGCATTCCAAGTATGAACTCAAGGCACCGTGTAGCCGCTGATGTGGAGCAGGCTGCTGCCATGAGCATCAATGCAGGTCTGGACAATGACCTGGGTGGTGCTGCTTATGGCGATGCCCTGATCAAAGCGGTGAAAGATAAACTGGTTACAATGCAGACAATTGATTCTGCAGTAGCACATGTGCTGCGTATGAAATTTAAGATGGGGCTGTTTGAACATCCATATGTAGATCCTGCAGCGGTGGAAAAAGTAGTGGCTACGCCTGAACACATTGCCTTGTCTAAAAAAGTAGCACTGGAATCTATTGTTCTGTTAAAGAATGAAAAGAACCTGCTGCCACTGAGTAAGTCAATTAAGAATCTGGCTGTAATAGGGCCGAATGCGGACAATATTTACAACCAGTTGGGGGATTATACTGCTCCGCAGCCGGAAGAGAAAATTGTGACCGTTTTAGAGGGGATTAAAGCGAAGTTAGGAACCGGTACGAATATCAATTATGTGAAAGGTTGTGCGATCCGTGATACTGCCAATGATAATATCGCTGCTGCGGTGACAGCTGCACAAAATGCGGATGCAGTAGTTTTGGTATTAGGTGGTTCCAGCGCGCGTGATTTCAAAACGTCCTATCAGGCTACAGGTGCCGCGGAGGTAAAGTCCGCCGAAAACGCTGTGAGCGATATGGAGAGTGGTGAAGGTTATGACAGGGTGAGCCTGGACCTGATGGGTTTACAGAATAAACTGCTGAAAAGCCTCGCGGCTACGGGCAAGCCGATTGTATTGGTGCTGATTGAAGGCCGTCCGCTGAATATTACCTGGGCAGCCGAGAATGTACCGGCAATTGTAAATGCATGGTATCCTGGCCAGGAAGGTGGGCATGCGATAGCAGATGTACTGTTTGGTGATTACAATCCTGCAGGTCGTTTGCCGGTGTCCATTCCTAAATCTGTAGGTCAGCTGCCGGTGTACTATAACTATAAGAATGCTTCAAGGCATGATTATGTAGAGATGACTGCTAACCCACAATATAGTTTTGGCTATGGTTTGAGCTATACTACATTTGGCTATGAGAACCTGCAGGTGAGTGTGAATGGAAAGAAAGTAAGTGTGAAGTTCACGGTGAAGAATACGGGTAAGGTAGCAGGTGATGAGGTCGCACAGCTGTATGTAAGAGATGATTACAGTTCCGTGGTGACTGCGAATGAGCAGCTGAAACGTTTTCAGCGTGTGCATTTAAATGCAGGGGAGGCGAAGGAGATTAGTTTTGAACTGAATCCGGAGGATTTACATTTGCTGAATGCGCAGAATAAGTGGGTGGTAGAACCGGGAACCTTTAGTGTGATGGTGGGTGGAAATAGTGATGATGCGAAATTGACCGGCAGTTTTACAATTAAATAA
- a CDS encoding serine hydrolase domain-containing protein, with protein MKFILITAFLFSCLSLCAQDFQLLNGNILMAKNGKVVHRLSYGYADFPSRTPNNIETPYNLASISKTFTATAILQLMEKGKLKLDDPFQQYFPEFPFPDITIKHLLSHTSGLPDLELFEPLIRQYPDTIVSSHILIGQLIASHCIPAFKPGDEFRYCNNGFVLLSLLVEKISQQSFEEYLQDHIFRPAHMYASFLYDPTGNKFPAQVSKHVYESFAIDTLSRVRDLKRYRYTDYNNDAATGASNIITTVQDMLLFDKAFFGFKLLKPATVQLAITPVKLNNGTYHTEKVMDTMEGEGEGSYGLGWELFDQPAYGKGVGHGGFKFGLATFYYHNLDNNQTIIAFDNTAAPSFGAVVTNAQRIMNDQEPITRDYKKSLARIYVTTLIKEGTDAAATQLTLLQTDTAHYYLSELEMNKAGYEQLYDYYRIDAALEIFKLNCLLFPRSFNTYDSYGEALNKAGKKKEAIALYERSILINPGNEGGIKELSKIKSR; from the coding sequence ATGAAATTCATCTTAATAACAGCTTTTCTATTTTCCTGCTTATCATTGTGTGCGCAGGATTTCCAGCTACTTAACGGTAATATACTGATGGCTAAAAACGGGAAAGTTGTGCATCGTCTTTCCTACGGCTATGCTGATTTCCCATCACGTACACCCAATAATATTGAGACACCATATAACCTGGCTTCTATCTCAAAAACATTTACAGCTACCGCCATTCTACAGCTGATGGAAAAAGGGAAGTTAAAGCTGGATGATCCTTTCCAGCAATACTTCCCTGAATTTCCTTTTCCTGACATTACCATCAAACACCTGCTCTCTCATACTTCCGGCTTACCTGATCTGGAATTGTTTGAACCACTAATCAGGCAATATCCTGACACCATTGTATCCAGCCATATTCTGATCGGTCAGTTGATAGCATCACATTGTATCCCTGCTTTCAAACCCGGTGATGAATTTCGCTATTGCAATAATGGGTTTGTATTATTAAGTCTGCTGGTAGAAAAAATCAGCCAGCAATCATTTGAGGAATATTTGCAGGATCACATATTCAGACCAGCCCATATGTATGCAAGCTTCCTTTATGATCCTACCGGTAACAAATTCCCCGCACAGGTGAGTAAGCATGTTTATGAAAGCTTTGCTATTGACACTTTATCACGTGTAAGAGATCTGAAAAGATACCGGTATACGGACTATAACAACGATGCGGCCACCGGCGCATCTAACATCATCACTACCGTACAGGACATGTTATTATTCGACAAGGCATTCTTTGGTTTCAAATTGCTTAAACCCGCTACTGTTCAACTTGCAATCACTCCTGTAAAGTTGAACAATGGCACTTATCATACAGAAAAAGTAATGGATACCATGGAGGGTGAAGGTGAAGGTTCTTATGGTTTGGGCTGGGAATTATTTGACCAACCTGCGTATGGAAAAGGTGTAGGGCATGGTGGTTTCAAATTTGGCCTGGCTACCTTCTACTATCATAATCTTGATAACAACCAAACCATCATTGCTTTTGACAATACTGCCGCTCCTTCATTTGGTGCTGTTGTCACGAACGCACAGCGGATCATGAATGACCAGGAACCAATAACAAGAGATTATAAAAAATCACTGGCAAGGATATACGTTACGACCCTGATAAAAGAAGGTACAGATGCTGCTGCTACACAATTAACGCTATTACAAACAGATACCGCGCATTACTACCTGAGTGAGCTGGAAATGAACAAGGCAGGGTATGAGCAGCTGTACGATTATTACCGCATTGATGCCGCACTGGAAATTTTCAAACTCAATTGCCTGTTATTCCCGCGTAGCTTCAATACATATGATAGTTATGGTGAAGCGCTGAATAAAGCGGGTAAAAAAAAAGAGGCCATCGCCCTCTATGAACGTTCCATCCTGATCAACCCCGGTAATGAGGGAGGCATCAAAGAGCTCAGTAAGATCAAATCCCGTTAA